The sequence AGAACCTCTTCTTCGCCGCGAAGAGCAACAACCAGGACGGCTACTACGCACGTCAGGTGTTCCGTGAGGATCTGCGCAGCACGAACAGCGAGACGGACGTCACCACCTGCTCTCCGTCGGACGACGCCCGGGCGACGTTCAACCCGGATCGGAGCGGTGGACAGGCCGTCAGCGTGCTCGGCGCCTGGACACGCGGAAAGGCCATCATCCTCGACAACGGCCTGAACCTCACCGACCTGGCCGGAAATCACCAGGACCGTTGGCAGCGCACCTATGATTTGCGCCTGTATGCTGGCGACGACCTCTCGCTGACCCCCAGGGGTAGCACGGCGATCTTCTCGTTCGAGAACCAGCTCAATCACTTCCAGGCCTTGCGCCCCACGTTGCCCTTCGACGTGGTGTGGAACATCCAGTCCAACACCCAGCGCAACGCCGAGGTCGCCTTCGACGACTACCTCCACCAGGGCGCCTTCGTCATCGCCCACATGAACGCCGCCATGCGCATGGACGAGTCGCCCTATACCGGGAACCGGGCCGAGACCTTCCTCCAGGATGGCTTCGTCCCATACAACGCCTGGGCAAACGTGGGCGGAGGTCAGCTCGCCGACTTCCGCTTCAAGCGCAACCCCCTCGCACAGAACGCCGCCACGGGCAGCCCGGAGTTCGGGATGAACGGCCCCTGGCCCCCGGCCAACGTGCGACTGCGCGGTGGCGCGCGCATCGAGCCCGTGGCGCTCGGCGGCGTCAGTGGCAAGGGCGTCTGGCTGGACGGTCTCAATGACTTCATGGACATGGGCTATCGCGTCCAGAGCTCGCAGCGCGACTGGCTGTTCGGCATCTGGCTCGACTCACGTCACCAGAATCTCCACTTCCCGGTGCCCGTCGTTCGGAGCCCACCCCGCACCATCTTCTACTTCTCCGACGAATCGTGGGTGGGGCTCGTCCAGGTGACGACGTTCAATGGCACCTCGTGGAGTGACGGGCACGAGCTGCAGGTCCACAACGGTCCTTCCCGTGTCACCCAGACCGTCGACCTGGGCTCGCTCGTCGAGGTGGGCCGCTACTTCCACTTCGGCATGAAGCTCTACACCGAGGCCGGGGAACGGAAGCTGGCGGTCTACATCAACGGCACGTGGCACTCGACGCTCACCGTCGCCCCGAGCGATGTGGGCTTCGACCCGATGTACAACTCGATGAATGGCTGGACGTGGATGGACGTGAGCGACCCGGGCCCCTCCATCGCCCCGGACCAATTCCGCCGACCCTTCAAGGGCTGGGTGGACGAATTGCGCATCTACGCCCTGGCGCCGGGCGACGCACAGCGGCCCTGGACCGAGGAATTCATCTGCAACCAGGCGCTCGGGACGATGGTGGACGTGTCCTGGTCGCCATGGGAGACGTGGCACCCTCAGCTCGGCGATCTGCGCTTGCGCGCCTCTCTGTATCCCGGCTCCCGGTATGTCCTCTGCGAGCAGATGGCGCTGCACTCCTATTCAGAGCCGCTCGACTACCCACCACAATACGGGGAGGGCCTCTGCATCGACCGCGTCCACAAGAATCCCCTCGCAGATCCGAGCCATTCCGAACGGTGCCTGCGCGCCGGACTCCTGTCGCTGCCCACGCTCCAGTCCACCCAGCCGCGTCCGGACAGCAAGCCCAATGCCTTCTGTCTCTCGTGCCATACCAGCACGGCCACGCTGCCCGGCATGCAAATGGATGCCCTGGCGGCGGGCACCGGGCCCCGCTTCGAGGACCGGCGGAGACAGCCGATGAATGTCCCCGCCGTGCTGGGAGGCGTCGTACCTCCCTGGCTCACCCAGGGCATCGACCTGCCGGACGGCACGCGCACCCTGGACCATTACTTCGACCACTTCCCCGCGCCGTGAAGACGGGGACGGAGGGGGCCGGCACGAGCCCCTCCGGGTAGCACCCGCGTCCACTGCCGGTAGGGCACCTGCAAGTGCGCGAGAGCCACGAAATCGGGGCAAGCCCACGTCACACGAAGTGAGGGAGAGCCGCGGAACGGGGCAACTTCACTCAACGCCTTTTCGCCAGCCCGTACAACCCACGAGCCCGCGCATAGGCAATCGCCCCCGCGGGCACGAGCTCCGCCGGCTCCACGCCCCGCGCGAGCAGATCCCTCACCAGCGTGGAGGACACCTCCGCCAGCGGCGGCCCCACCGTCTCTGGCGCCGGGTAGCCCGCGCGGTAGAGCACCGTCACTCGCGCCATCTCGCGGATGCGCCCGAAGTCCTTCCAATTGGGCAAGTCCTTGAGGATGTCACTGCCGATGATGAACGACCACTCGATGTCCGGGTAGCGCTCCACCAACAGGGACAGCGTGTCCACCGTGCGCCCGGTGAGCCCTGGCTCGCGCTCCACGAGCGTCGTCTTCAGCCAGCCCGAGGTCTCCGTGCACAGCGCCTCGCACATGGCCACCCGGTGCTCGAAGTCCTCCATCTGCTTGCCGAAGGGGTGCTGCCACGACGGCATCAACCACACCTCGTCCACGCCCTGCGTGGCGTGTACGTACGTGGCGGCCATCAGGTGTCCCACGTGGGGCGGGTTGAACGAACCTCCGAGGAGCGCCACCTTCACGTCCGGCCTCGCTTCACTTGAGCGTCAGCTTCGAGGACTTCTTCTCCAGCACCAGCAGCCGGGGCTCCACCACCACGTGCCCGTCCAGCCGGAACGCGGAGAAGCCCAGATCACGGTCCACCTTCTCCAGCAGCGCGCACGTCTGCTCGGCCGCGCCCACCAGCCGTCCCGGGGTGATGAAGTAGCGGGGGCCGATCTGCACCACCTTCGGCTCCGACTCCTTCCCGTGGATGAACACCGCCGCGTTCATCAGGTCATCGCGCGACAAATCATTCTTGTCGTGCACCACGCAGCACAGCGTGTCGCCGACCAGATCCATCACCTTGTTGTTGATGGACGGATCCCGGTACTGGAGCGACTCGCGCTCCGGCACGCGGACGAAGCGCTCCATGACGAGCCGCCGGTCATCCTCCGAGGCCAGCTCTGCTGGAGCCGCCCCGCGAGCCGGCGTGCGCGGCAGCGAGTCCTGGGTGCCCAGCCAGTTCGACACGTCCGCCAGGAAGTCGGTGTCCGAGTACTCGCGCCCGCCCCGGGCCTTCTGCCGCCGCCACAGCACCCACTCGTCCAGGTCCGTGTAGCGCGCACCCGCGAAGATGAAGCGGCGCGCGCCCTTCGAGCGCAGCAGCTCGTAGGCCGCGTCAAAGGCCTCGAGGTCACCGTGGCTGTCAGAGAAGACGCCGATCACGTGGAAGCCCCCACGGTCAAGCGTACAGCAGGTAGGCCGCCCTTTGCTTCGCGAAGGTCTCCGCCTGGGCGGAGAACCCCTCCATCAGCCGGTCCAGGGGCCACCCCGCCTCGATTCCACGGCGAACCTGGGCCGTGCCGCACAGCAAATCGAAGGCCGGGACGTCCTCGACGAACTCGTACGCGTCCGCCCGCCAGTCGAACTTCCCAGGCCCCAGGTCATGCAGGGCCTGGAAGATGGCGATGCCGGTGCGCAGCGGCAGGAACGCCTGCCGGTCCGTCACGTGGATGAAGGCGCCGTTGCAGGACTCACCCTTGTACTTGTCGAACGTGGGGGTGAAGCCCACCGCGCGGAACGCCACGCCCGGCAGGTCCTCCTTCGCCAGCCGAGCCAGCAGCGAGTCCGTGTCCACCCATGGGGCGCCAAACTGCTCGAAGGGGCGGCAGGTGCCCCGGCCCTCGGAGACGTTGGTGCCCTCGCCCAGGCACATGCCCGGGTACACCAGCGCGGTGTCCGGCGTGGGCATGTTGGGCGACGGAGAGATGAAGGGCAGCCCGGTTTCGTCCCAGAACCGCGCGCGGCGCCAGCCCTCGCACGGCACCACCGTCAGCTCGCAGCCGAAGCCCTCCTGCGTGTTGAAGAGCCGGGCCAGCTCGCCCGCCGTCATGCCGTGGCGGTTGGGCAGCGCGTACAGGCCCACGAAGGAGCGGAAGCCCTCCCCCACCAGGTTGCCTTCCATGGCCGCGCCGTTGAGCGGGTTGGGCCTGTCCAACACGTAGAAGGGCACGCGCGCCTTCGCGGCGGCCTTCATCGCCAGGGCCATGGTGTAGACGTAGGTGTAGTAGCGGCTGCCCACGTCCTGGATGTCGAAGACGAGCGCGTCCAGCCCCTGCAGCCACTCCTGGCGGGGCGACAGCGACTCGAAAGTGGAGCCATAGAGGCTGTGCACGGGCACGCCGGTGCGCCTGTCCCGCGCCTCGCCCACGGCCACCATGTACTGCGCCTCGCCACGGATGCCGTGCTCGGGGCCGAAGAGGGCCGCCAGCTTCACGCCGTCGTTGCCGGCCAGCAGGTCCGCCAGGTGGCGGAAGCGCGAGTCCACGCTGGTGGGATTGACGATGGCGCCCACGCGCTTCCCCTTCAACGCGGAGAAGCCCTGCTCCACCCAGACATCCAGTCCCGTCTTCACCTTCGTCACGACATCCCCTTCCTTCGAGGCAGGCCCGCGGGCCGGGCCTTCAGTCCTTCTTGAAGCTCTTCAGCGCGCTCTGCGCGGCCTTCTTCGAGTCACACTTCCCCATGCCGAGGATGCCGCCGCTGCCGTCATCCGGCCCACCGTCGTCCGCCAGGTCCTCCAGCTCTCCCACGGCGCTCTCCAGCTTGAGGCCCGCCACCGCGTAGGCCGCCGAGCTGCGCACGCCGCACTGCGAGTGCTCCAGCAGGTCGATGATGCGGTCCTTCGCGGCGCCGTTGCCCGCCTTCGCCGCGCGGCTGTACTCGCCGAGCGAACCCGACACGTTGCCCATCGCCTCTTCCAGCCGCCCCTCCAGGTAGTAGCGACGGCCCGTGTCCTTCTCCGCCTGGATGAGCCTGCGGGCGTCCTTCACGAGCGCGTTCCGCTCGTCCGAGGGAGCATCCTCCACCGCGTCGATGGCGCGCATCGCCGCGCCGCCGCCGAAGGCGACCACCGCTCCGCCCGCCACCACCGCCAGCAGGCCCAGCCCCACCAGCGCCTTCCGCCCGGCCACCAGGGTCCGCGCACGCTCGCCCAGGCCCTTGGGAAGTCCCCCCTTCAGCCGCGAGAACAGCGACCCTCCGGCGGTGCGCGCGTGCTGGCCCAGCACCGAGGCGCCCGTCGCCGCATGCTGCCCCAGCACCGAGGCGCCCGCCGCGGCGCGCTGCCCCAGCACCGAGGCCCCCGCCACGGCGCGCTGCCCGAGCACCGCCGCGCCCGTCGCCGCGCGCTGCCCCAGCATCGCCAGGTCCACCGGCGGCCCGAGCTGGGACTCGGAGACGCGAGACAGCGCGAGGTTGCCGAAGGGCGGCATGGACGCGGTGTCCGGTGGCTCGGCGATGGCGGCGGCCGAGGGCGCCTCCACGCGGTACGGCGCGCGGGGCACGTGGAAGACGCGAATCTTCCCGGGAATGCCCTTCAGCTCGAAGGCGCCCACCTCCTTCGAGGGGACCTCCGCCTTGTTCATCGCCAGATAGACGGCCTCGGTGAAGTACACCTCGCCCGCCTCGGCGATGCCCTCCACCCGGGCGGCGATGTTGACCGGCTCACCGAAGATGTCGTTGGACTCCAGCCGCACCTCGCCCACGTTGATGGCCACGCGGACGTGGAGCTGGTCGGCCTCCTCGACGGAGCGGTTGTGGTGCCACAGCCGGTCCTGGATGGCGATGCCGCTGAGCACCGCTTGCGTGGGCGACTCGAAGGTGACGAGGAAGGCGTCACCGATGGACTTGATGATGCGTCCGCCGAACGCCTTGAAGAGGGGCGCCAGCAGGGCATGGTGGACCTGCAGCAGGCGCTGGTTCTCCTCCAGCGTCTGCCGGCTGGTCCGCTCGGTGAAGCCCTTGATGTCGGTGAAGACGATGGCGAGGTTGGCGGTCTTCAAAGCCGGCGCAGTGTACGTGCCACCGCCCGGGGCGCAATCGCCACGAGTTCTCGGATGCCCGCCCGCTGTCAGCGGCGAGAGGGCTTCAGCTCGCGCATGCGGCGCTTCTGCTGTGGCTCCATCGCCTTGCGGACCTTCTGCGCCAGTTGGGGCCGCTCCGTCCGCTCGTAGAACTCGGCCAGACGCCGGAGCACCAGGGGGCTGGCTGGCTGGAAGGCCCTCGCCGCCAGCAGCTCATTCTCGGCATCCAGCAGGCGTTCCTGGTTTTCGAGCACCTCCGCCAGCTGTAAGCGCACCTGCACCCACTCGGGCCTCGCGCGGGCGAGGTAGCGGTAGTGGAGCTCCGACTTGAGCCAGTCCCCCAGCGAGGCCCACAGGCCCCCCAGGCGGAAGCGCGCGTCCTCATAGGAGGAACGGTGCTGGACGGCCCGCTCGTACGCCCGCACGGCCTGCATCCGGTCGCCCCGCTCCTCCCACAGCAGGCCGCGCAAGTACCAGGCCCGGGGGTTGTTCGGTGCCACCCCGGTGACTGCGTTCAGGTGGGCCTCGGCCTGCTCCAGGGCGCCGCCCATCTTCAACAGGAGGCGGGCGGCCTCCAGTCGGGGCAGCTCCCACGTGGGCCGGCTCCGGACCAGGGCCTCCATGGCGGCGAGCGCGCCCGCGTCGTCCCCGGCCGTCTCCAGGGCCAGGGCGTCCGAGAGGGAAGCCGGGGTCGGCACGGCGGCCTGGACGGGCGTTGCCGTCAGGGTGGACGGTTCCGCCGCGTCAGACGCGCCCGTCAGCAAGGTCGCCATGAGGAGCCACTTCATGTGCGGCCGATAATAGAGCCGAGCCGGGCTCCTCAACAGATCCTCTTGACGACCGAGCGGCCGCGCATGAAACCCATGACCGTGCAGATATCCCAAAGGACGCTCGAAGACCTCGGCTTCTCGGAAGTGCTCCGTGCGCTGACCCAGCGCTGTCGGACCGAGCCTGGGAGGGAACGGGTGCTAGCCCGCCCCTTCCTCGACACCGCCGAGCAGGTAGCCGAGGCGCTCGCGCTCGTCACCGAGGCCCGCTCCCTCGCGCAGGAGCAGTTCTCCCTGCCGCTGGGCGGCGTGGTGGACCTGCGCACCGCCATCGGCCATGCGGCCAAGGGCGGCCTGCTGGAGCCCCGGCAGCTCATCGACTCGGCGCAGCTCCTGTTCGCCTTCGTCCGCACCCGCGAGGCGCTGGACGAGCGGAAGGAGCGCGTGCCCCGGCTGATGGAGATTGCCCGCCGACTGCCCATGCTGGAGTCCATGGCCCGGCGCATCGACCAGTGCTTCGAGCCCGACGGTGAGATTTCCGACAGGGCCAGTCCGGAGCTGCGCGAGGCGAGAGACAGGGCGCGCGGCCTGCACCGGCGCATCAAGTCGCGGCTGGACGAGCTGCTCCACGACGAGAGCTTCCTGCCCAAGCTGCGGGAGAACTACTACACCCTCCGCAACGGCCGTTACGTGGTGCCGGTGGTGTCCAACTACCGCTCCGAGGTGGACGGCATCGTCCACAACGCCAGCCAGACGGGCCAGACGCTCTTCATGGAGCCGCAGGCCATGGTGGGCCTGGGCAACGACCTCGCCATCGCCCAGTCGGTGGTGACGGAGGAGGAGCGGCGGGTACTCCAGGAGCTGAGTGATCTGCTCGGCCAGGAGTCGGTCCGCATCCTGGAGGGCCTGTCGGCGGTGGCCGAGCTGGACGAGGTGGAGGCCGTCGCCGTCCTCTCCGCGGACCTGGACGCCAGCACGCCCGCGTTCGACGGGGTGAAGGACCTGGAGCTGCGGATGCTGCGCCACCCACGCCTGGTGCTCCGGGGCACGGAGGTGGTGGCCAACGACGTGACGCTTACGGGCGAGGCCCAGGCCCTGGTGGTGTCCGGCCCCAACGCGGGCGGCAAGACGGTGACGCTGACGGGCGTGGGCCTGTGTGCGCTGATGCTCCGCGCCGGCCTGCCCATTCCGGTGGCGGAGGGCTCGCGGATGCCGCTGTACCGCTCCGTGCACTCCACTGTGGGCGACGCGCAGGACCTGTCCCAGGGCCTGTCCTCGTTCAGCGCGCACGTGACGATGCTCCGGGACATCATCGCCGCGGCCAGCGAGGGCTCGGTGGTGATGATCGACGAAATCGCCGCGGACACCGACCCGCGCGAGGGTGCGGCCATCGCCATCGCCGTGCTGGAGGAGCTGATGGCCAAGGGCGTGGTGGTGCTCGTCACCACGCACCTGGAGGAGCTGAAGGCCCTGGCCCACATGGACCCGCGCTTCCTCAATGCGCGCGTGGGCTTCGACTCGAAGCGGATGACGCCCACGTATCGCCTGCAGATGGGCGCGTCGGGTCAGTCCTCGGCGATTGAGATGGCGGCCCGGGTGGGCCTGCCCCAGAAGGTGTGCGAGCGCGCGCGGGAGCTGTCGCTGAACGCGGGCGGTCCGCTGTCGAAGGCGATGGCGGCGGCCGAGGAGGAGCGGCGCAAGCTCTACGAGGAGCTGGAGCGGGCGCGCGTGGCGGCGAAGGAAGCGGAGGCGCTGCGGGCAGATTTGGAGAAGCAGAAGCAGCAGTTCGAGCGTGAGCGCAGCGCGCGGATGATGCAGTTCAACGAGGACGTGCACGCCGCGAGCGAGCACGCCGCCGCCGAGGTGCGCGAGCTGCTGGCGAAGCTACGGGCCGGGCAGAACGAGAAGGCGCTGTCGGAAGCGCGCATGCAGCTCCAGCAGCGCGCGGAGGATGCGCAGAAGCGCGCGCTGGCCGCCAAGGCGGAGCTGTTCCAGGTGGAGGCGCCAGGGCCCGCGAACCTGAAGGTGGGCGCCTGGGTCCACCACTCCGGGCTGGCCCGGGACGTGGAGATCCTGGAGCTGACCGATTCGCACGCGGTGGTGTCCGCGGGTGGCGCGCTGAAGATGCGGGTGCCCACCTCGGAGCTGTCGGGCTCGCGCACGCGCAAGCCGCAGCAGCAGAAGTTCCCCGAGCGGCAGAAGCAGGATGCGGCGCTGAAGCGCGCGGCCTCGGCGGCGCCCGCGGAGGTGGAGGCGACGAACTTCCGCTGCGACGTGCGCGGCATGCGCGCGGACGACGCCCTGAAGGAACTGGAGGCCTTCCTGGACGGA comes from Pyxidicoccus trucidator and encodes:
- a CDS encoding adenylate/guanylate cyclase domain-containing protein codes for the protein MKTANLAIVFTDIKGFTERTSRQTLEENQRLLQVHHALLAPLFKAFGGRIIKSIGDAFLVTFESPTQAVLSGIAIQDRLWHHNRSVEEADQLHVRVAINVGEVRLESNDIFGEPVNIAARVEGIAEAGEVYFTEAVYLAMNKAEVPSKEVGAFELKGIPGKIRVFHVPRAPYRVEAPSAAAIAEPPDTASMPPFGNLALSRVSESQLGPPVDLAMLGQRAATGAAVLGQRAVAGASVLGQRAAAGASVLGQHAATGASVLGQHARTAGGSLFSRLKGGLPKGLGERARTLVAGRKALVGLGLLAVVAGGAVVAFGGGAAMRAIDAVEDAPSDERNALVKDARRLIQAEKDTGRRYYLEGRLEEAMGNVSGSLGEYSRAAKAGNGAAKDRIIDLLEHSQCGVRSSAAYAVAGLKLESAVGELEDLADDGGPDDGSGGILGMGKCDSKKAAQSALKSFKKD
- a CDS encoding nicotinate-nicotinamide nucleotide adenylyltransferase, which translates into the protein MKVALLGGSFNPPHVGHLMAATYVHATQGVDEVWLMPSWQHPFGKQMEDFEHRVAMCEALCTETSGWLKTTLVEREPGLTGRTVDTLSLLVERYPDIEWSFIIGSDILKDLPNWKDFGRIREMARVTVLYRAGYPAPETVGPPLAEVSSTLVRDLLARGVEPAELVPAGAIAYARARGLYGLAKRR
- a CDS encoding tetratricopeptide repeat protein, coding for MATLLTGASDAAEPSTLTATPVQAAVPTPASLSDALALETAGDDAGALAAMEALVRSRPTWELPRLEAARLLLKMGGALEQAEAHLNAVTGVAPNNPRAWYLRGLLWEERGDRMQAVRAYERAVQHRSSYEDARFRLGGLWASLGDWLKSELHYRYLARARPEWVQVRLQLAEVLENQERLLDAENELLAARAFQPASPLVLRRLAEFYERTERPQLAQKVRKAMEPQQKRRMRELKPSRR
- a CDS encoding endonuclease MutS2 produces the protein MTVQISQRTLEDLGFSEVLRALTQRCRTEPGRERVLARPFLDTAEQVAEALALVTEARSLAQEQFSLPLGGVVDLRTAIGHAAKGGLLEPRQLIDSAQLLFAFVRTREALDERKERVPRLMEIARRLPMLESMARRIDQCFEPDGEISDRASPELREARDRARGLHRRIKSRLDELLHDESFLPKLRENYYTLRNGRYVVPVVSNYRSEVDGIVHNASQTGQTLFMEPQAMVGLGNDLAIAQSVVTEEERRVLQELSDLLGQESVRILEGLSAVAELDEVEAVAVLSADLDASTPAFDGVKDLELRMLRHPRLVLRGTEVVANDVTLTGEAQALVVSGPNAGGKTVTLTGVGLCALMLRAGLPIPVAEGSRMPLYRSVHSTVGDAQDLSQGLSSFSAHVTMLRDIIAAASEGSVVMIDEIAADTDPREGAAIAIAVLEELMAKGVVVLVTTHLEELKALAHMDPRFLNARVGFDSKRMTPTYRLQMGASGQSSAIEMAARVGLPQKVCERARELSLNAGGPLSKAMAAAEEERRKLYEELERARVAAKEAEALRADLEKQKQQFERERSARMMQFNEDVHAASEHAAAEVRELLAKLRAGQNEKALSEARMQLQQRAEDAQKRALAAKAELFQVEAPGPANLKVGAWVHHSGLARDVEILELTDSHAVVSAGGALKMRVPTSELSGSRTRKPQQQKFPERQKQDAALKRAASAAPAEVEATNFRCDVRGMRADDALKELEAFLDGGLRSGEEAALIIHGHGTGALKQAIRDYLSASPYIRMFRPGESHEGGDGVTVVSLRA
- a CDS encoding exo-beta-N-acetylmuramidase NamZ domain-containing protein, which gives rise to MTKVKTGLDVWVEQGFSALKGKRVGAIVNPTSVDSRFRHLADLLAGNDGVKLAALFGPEHGIRGEAQYMVAVGEARDRRTGVPVHSLYGSTFESLSPRQEWLQGLDALVFDIQDVGSRYYTYVYTMALAMKAAAKARVPFYVLDRPNPLNGAAMEGNLVGEGFRSFVGLYALPNRHGMTAGELARLFNTQEGFGCELTVVPCEGWRRARFWDETGLPFISPSPNMPTPDTALVYPGMCLGEGTNVSEGRGTCRPFEQFGAPWVDTDSLLARLAKEDLPGVAFRAVGFTPTFDKYKGESCNGAFIHVTDRQAFLPLRTGIAIFQALHDLGPGKFDWRADAYEFVEDVPAFDLLCGTAQVRRGIEAGWPLDRLMEGFSAQAETFAKQRAAYLLYA